The following coding sequences are from one Sesamum indicum cultivar Zhongzhi No. 13 linkage group LG11, S_indicum_v1.0, whole genome shotgun sequence window:
- the LOC110012890 gene encoding uncharacterized protein LOC110012890 produces the protein MENSQPLATESFSYSWLTVTDRKPSPSDSLRPKLPDREQNNFNFDVPVSTPSTALVHADEIFSDGQILPLYVDGSSNVAVDTTSIPASSPACHVCSNSMSSPPRTSFFDKNKHFLYEIKWIVRSNSPTRILHKCLKVVVRQLCKGVGCSRKSSRVDDVERKAFEVRSWRSYNSSPDQASPKSSSANYSVVDMKKTGGDDVYRGSGDVVQRWRSSPAQASPSLSPSRSSNVWFDAENPIHEAILYCKRSIEK, from the exons ATGGAAAACTCTCAACCATTAGCCACAGAGAGTTTCTCCTACAGCTGGTTGACAGTCACAGACAGAAAACCATCTCCCTCCGACAGCCTCCGACCGAAACTCCCTGACAGAGAACAGAACAACTTCAACTTCGACGTTCCTGTCTCAACACCATCTACAGCCCTCGTTCACGCCGACGAGATCTTCTCCGACGGCCAAATCTTGCCGCTTTACGTCGACGGATCATCTAACGTCGCCGTGGACACCACGAGCATTCCAGCTTCTTCTCCCGCCTGCCATGTGTGTTCGAATTCGATGTCGTCTCCTCCTAGAACatcattttttgataaaaacaaacatttctTGTACGAGATAAAATGGATCGTCAGATCAAATTCACCAACAAGAATCTTGCACAAGTGTCTGAAAGTAGTTGTCAGGCAGTTGTGTAAGGGAGTAGGGTGCTCGAGGAAGAGCAGCCGAGTCGATGATGTTGAACGGAAGGCGTTCGAAGTCCGAAGCTGGCGGAGTTATAATAGTTCTCCTGATCAGGCATCGCCAAAATCCAGTTCAGCTAATTATTCAGTGGTTGATATGAAGAAAACAGGCGGCGACGACGTCTATCGTGGATCGGGAGACGTCGTCCAGCGTTGGAGGAGTTCGCCGGCACAAGCTTCGCCGAGTTTAAGCCCTTCCCGTTCTAGTAATGTTTGGTTCGATGCTGAGAATCCAATCCATGAGGCTATTCTCTATTGCAAGAGATCAATAG aaaaat